A portion of the Burkholderia pseudomultivorans genome contains these proteins:
- a CDS encoding primosomal protein N' yields MDGTYLRVALDHPLATLFDYRCDVQPAPVPGTLVQVPFGRRQAVGLVCEVTAHTDVPPSRLRAIDAVCADLPPLSADWLALVSFAADYYQRGRGEVALPALPQALRDAGRWGRLLAPEVRYRLTEAGRGALPDALPARGAALRRLAQALADADALTLPDVRALHPKAAATLDDWAARGWVDIAEIGWADAAVPKSVDKLSTTGGQAVPPALTDQQAEAFDAIRAAQGFAPFLLHGVTGSGKTEVYLQALASLLDARPDAQALVLVPEINLTPQFEAAFRARFAGALADDAIVTLHSGLAEGERARNWLAAHTGRARIVLGTRLAVLASLPTLALIVVDEEHEPAYKQQEGLRYSARDLAVWRAKQLDIPVVLGSATPSLESWWQAEQGRYTRLTLSRRAVADATLPAVRLIDLEEERRRGRASMGGLSGPLVAALKARLERGEQSLVFLNRRGYAPQLACDACGWVAGCPRCSAYVVLHKPEHALRCHHCGWEARIPRSCPECGNVDIAPLGRGTQRIEESLAEAVPGARVLRIDADSTRRKGSAQALFSDVHAGEVDILVGTQMIAKGHDFQRVSLVGVLNADTALFSHDFRASERLFAQLMQVSGRAGRAGLPGEVLVQTRYPRHALYHALARHDYVGFANSTLGERRDAHLPPFVYQALLRAEARTLDAALAFLQQAAAALPGLPGADRVTVYDAVPMTIVKVANVHRAQLLLESASRAALQHALRAWQPELRALKGVLRWSVEVDPLDI; encoded by the coding sequence ATGGACGGCACCTATCTGCGGGTTGCACTCGACCATCCGCTCGCGACGCTGTTCGACTATCGCTGCGACGTGCAGCCGGCGCCCGTGCCGGGCACGCTCGTGCAGGTGCCGTTCGGCAGGCGGCAGGCGGTTGGCCTCGTCTGCGAAGTGACGGCTCACACCGATGTGCCGCCGTCCCGGCTGCGCGCGATCGACGCAGTCTGCGCGGACCTGCCGCCGCTGTCGGCGGACTGGCTCGCGCTCGTGTCGTTCGCCGCCGACTACTACCAGCGCGGGCGCGGCGAAGTGGCGCTGCCGGCGCTGCCGCAGGCGCTGCGCGATGCCGGCCGCTGGGGCCGGCTGCTGGCGCCCGAGGTGCGCTACCGGCTGACCGAAGCCGGCCGCGGGGCGCTGCCCGATGCGCTGCCGGCGCGCGGAGCCGCGCTGCGCCGGCTCGCGCAGGCACTGGCCGACGCCGATGCGCTGACGCTGCCCGATGTGCGCGCGCTGCATCCGAAAGCGGCCGCGACGCTCGACGACTGGGCGGCGCGCGGCTGGGTCGACATCGCCGAAATCGGCTGGGCCGACGCGGCTGTGCCCAAGTCTGTGGACAAGCTGTCGACAACCGGTGGACAGGCTGTGCCGCCGGCCCTCACCGACCAGCAGGCCGAGGCGTTCGACGCGATCCGCGCGGCGCAGGGCTTCGCGCCGTTCCTGCTGCACGGCGTGACGGGCAGCGGCAAGACCGAGGTCTATCTGCAGGCGCTCGCATCGCTGCTCGACGCGCGGCCCGACGCGCAGGCGCTGGTGCTGGTCCCCGAAATCAACCTGACGCCGCAGTTCGAGGCGGCATTCCGCGCGCGTTTCGCGGGCGCGCTCGCCGACGATGCGATCGTCACGCTGCACAGCGGACTCGCCGAAGGCGAGCGTGCGCGCAACTGGCTCGCCGCGCATACGGGCCGCGCGCGGATCGTGCTCGGCACGCGTCTCGCGGTGCTCGCGTCGCTGCCGACGCTGGCGCTGATCGTCGTCGACGAGGAGCACGAGCCGGCGTACAAGCAGCAGGAAGGGCTGCGCTATTCGGCGCGCGATCTTGCCGTGTGGCGCGCCAAGCAGCTCGACATCCCGGTCGTGCTCGGCTCCGCGACGCCGTCGCTTGAAAGCTGGTGGCAGGCCGAGCAGGGGCGCTACACGCGGCTCACGCTGTCGCGCCGCGCGGTGGCCGACGCGACGCTGCCGGCCGTGCGGCTGATCGATCTCGAGGAGGAGCGGCGGCGCGGGCGCGCGTCGATGGGCGGGCTGTCGGGGCCGCTCGTCGCGGCGCTGAAGGCGCGGCTCGAGCGCGGCGAGCAAAGTCTCGTGTTCCTGAACCGGCGCGGCTATGCGCCGCAGCTCGCGTGCGACGCGTGCGGCTGGGTCGCGGGCTGCCCGCGCTGCAGCGCGTACGTGGTGCTGCACAAGCCCGAGCACGCGCTGCGCTGTCATCACTGCGGCTGGGAGGCGCGCATCCCGCGCTCGTGTCCCGAATGCGGGAACGTCGACATCGCGCCGCTCGGACGCGGCACGCAGCGCATCGAGGAATCGCTCGCCGAGGCGGTGCCGGGCGCGCGCGTGCTGCGCATCGACGCGGACAGCACGCGCCGCAAGGGCAGCGCGCAGGCGCTGTTCTCCGACGTGCACGCGGGCGAGGTCGACATCCTGGTCGGCACGCAGATGATCGCGAAGGGGCACGACTTCCAGCGCGTGTCGCTGGTCGGCGTGCTCAACGCCGATACGGCGCTGTTCTCGCACGACTTCCGCGCGAGCGAGCGGCTGTTCGCGCAGCTGATGCAGGTCAGCGGCCGCGCGGGGCGCGCCGGGCTGCCGGGCGAGGTGCTGGTGCAGACGCGCTATCCGCGTCATGCGCTGTACCACGCGCTCGCGCGGCACGATTACGTCGGCTTCGCGAATTCGACGCTCGGCGAGCGCCGCGACGCGCACCTGCCGCCGTTCGTCTACCAGGCCCTGCTGCGCGCCGAAGCGCGCACGCTCGACGCGGCGCTCGCGTTCCTGCAGCAGGCCGCGGCTGCGCTGCCGGGGCTGCCGGGCGCCGATCGCGTGACGGTCTACGACGCGGTGCCGATGACGATCGTCAAGGTCGCCAACGTGCACCGCGCGCAGCTGCTGCTCGAAAGCGCGTCGCGCGCCGCGCTGCAGCATGCGCTGCGCGCATGGCAGCCCGAGCTGCGCGCGCTGAAGGGCGTGCTGCGCTGGAGCGTCGAGGTCGACCCGCTCGATATCTGA
- the atpG gene encoding F0F1 ATP synthase subunit gamma yields MAGMKEIRGKIKSVQNTRKITKAMEMVAASKMRRAQERMRAARPYADKVRAIAAHMSRANPEYRHPFMVANEGAKTAGIILVTTDKGLCGGLNTNVLRATVQKFKELEEKGQKVEATAIGGKGLGFLNRFGAKVMSQVVHLGDTPHLDKLIGAVKTQLDLYSEGKLSAVYLAYTRFINTMKQEAVIEQLLPLSSEHFEADDGTPATSWDYIYEPDAQAVVDELLVRYVEALVYQAVAENMASEQSARMVAMKAASDNAKTVISELQLVYNKSRQAAITKELSEIVGGAAAV; encoded by the coding sequence ATGGCTGGAATGAAGGAAATTCGCGGCAAGATCAAGAGCGTGCAGAACACGCGCAAGATCACGAAGGCGATGGAGATGGTGGCCGCATCGAAGATGCGCCGCGCGCAGGAACGCATGCGCGCCGCTCGTCCGTACGCGGACAAGGTCCGTGCCATCGCCGCGCACATGAGCCGTGCGAACCCGGAGTACCGCCACCCGTTCATGGTGGCGAACGAAGGCGCGAAGACGGCCGGCATCATCCTCGTCACGACGGACAAGGGTCTGTGCGGTGGTCTGAACACCAACGTGCTGCGTGCGACGGTGCAGAAGTTCAAGGAGCTGGAAGAGAAGGGCCAGAAGGTCGAAGCCACCGCGATCGGCGGCAAGGGCCTCGGGTTCCTGAACCGCTTCGGCGCGAAGGTGATGTCGCAGGTCGTGCACCTCGGCGACACCCCGCATCTCGACAAGCTGATCGGCGCCGTGAAGACGCAGCTCGATCTGTACTCGGAAGGCAAGCTGTCGGCGGTCTATCTCGCGTACACGCGCTTCATCAACACGATGAAGCAGGAAGCGGTGATCGAGCAGCTGCTGCCGCTGTCGTCGGAGCACTTCGAGGCCGACGACGGTACGCCGGCCACGTCGTGGGACTACATCTACGAGCCGGACGCGCAGGCAGTCGTCGACGAGCTGCTCGTGCGTTACGTCGAGGCGCTGGTGTACCAGGCCGTCGCGGAGAACATGGCGTCCGAGCAATCGGCGCGCATGGTCGCGATGAAGGCCGCGTCCGACAACGCGAAGACGGTGATCAGCGAACTGCAGCTCGTGTACAACAAGAGCCGTCAGGCCGCGATCACGAAGGAACTGTCGGAGATCGTCGGCGGCGCAGCCGCTGTTTAA
- a CDS encoding F0F1 ATP synthase subunit epsilon, with product MATIKVDVVSAEEQIFSGEAKFVALPGETGELGILPGHTPLITRIRPGAVRIEVEGGNDEFVFVAGGILEVQPGAVTVLADTAIRGKDLDSAKAEEARKRAEETLQNAKSDIDLAKAQSELATAMAQLEAIQRLAKIRSRH from the coding sequence ATGGCAACCATCAAAGTAGACGTCGTCAGCGCGGAAGAGCAGATCTTCTCGGGCGAGGCGAAATTCGTCGCGCTGCCGGGCGAAACGGGTGAGCTGGGTATTCTGCCGGGTCACACGCCGCTGATCACGCGGATTCGTCCGGGTGCGGTGCGCATCGAAGTCGAGGGCGGCAACGACGAATTCGTGTTCGTCGCGGGCGGCATTCTCGAAGTGCAGCCGGGCGCCGTGACGGTGCTCGCCGACACCGCGATCCGCGGCAAGGACCTCGACTCGGCGAAGGCCGAGGAAGCGCGCAAGCGCGCCGAGGAGACGCTGCAGAACGCGAAGTCGGACATCGACCTCGCGAAGGCGCAATCCGAGCTCGCGACCGCGATGGCGCAGCTCGAGGCGATCCAGCGTCTGGCGAAGATTCGCAGCCGGCACTGA
- the hemE gene encoding uroporphyrinogen decarboxylase, giving the protein MAHNLLNDTFLRALLREPTDYTPIWLMRQAGRYLPEYNATRARAGSFLGLAKNPDYATEVTLQPLERFPLDAAILFSDILTIPDAMGLGLDFQVGEGPKFAHPVRTEADVAKLAVPDIEATLGYVTGAVREIRRALTDGQGRQRVPLIGFSGSPWTLACYMVEGGGSDDFRTVKSMAYARPDLMHRILEVNAQAVAAYLNAQIEAGAQAVMIFDTWGGALADGAYQRYSLDYIRRVVAQLKREHDGERVPVITFTKGGGLWLEEIASTGVDAVGLDWTVNVGAARERVAGRVALQGNLDPTILFAPPAVVREQARAVLDSYGNHPGHVFNLGHGISQFTPPEHVAELVDEVHRHSRAIRSGAAG; this is encoded by the coding sequence GTGGCCCATAACCTGCTCAACGACACCTTCCTGCGTGCGCTTCTGCGCGAGCCGACCGACTACACGCCGATCTGGCTGATGCGCCAGGCCGGCCGCTATCTGCCCGAATACAACGCGACGCGCGCGCGCGCCGGCAGCTTCCTCGGCCTCGCGAAGAACCCCGACTACGCGACCGAAGTGACGCTGCAGCCGCTCGAGCGCTTCCCGCTCGACGCCGCGATCCTGTTCTCGGACATCCTGACGATTCCCGACGCGATGGGCCTCGGCCTCGACTTCCAGGTCGGCGAAGGGCCGAAGTTCGCGCATCCGGTGCGCACCGAGGCCGACGTCGCGAAACTCGCGGTGCCGGACATCGAAGCGACGCTCGGCTACGTGACCGGCGCCGTGCGCGAGATCCGCCGCGCGCTGACCGACGGCCAGGGCCGCCAGCGCGTGCCGCTGATCGGCTTCTCCGGCAGTCCGTGGACGCTCGCGTGCTACATGGTCGAAGGCGGCGGCTCGGACGACTTCCGCACGGTCAAGTCGATGGCGTATGCGCGCCCCGACCTGATGCACCGGATCCTCGAGGTGAACGCGCAGGCGGTGGCCGCGTACCTGAACGCGCAGATCGAAGCGGGCGCGCAGGCCGTGATGATCTTCGACACGTGGGGCGGCGCGCTGGCCGACGGTGCGTACCAGCGCTATTCGCTCGACTACATCCGCCGCGTGGTCGCGCAGCTCAAGCGCGAGCACGACGGTGAGCGCGTGCCGGTGATCACGTTCACCAAGGGCGGCGGGCTGTGGCTCGAGGAAATCGCATCGACCGGCGTCGATGCGGTCGGGCTCGACTGGACGGTCAATGTCGGCGCCGCGCGCGAGCGCGTCGCGGGGCGCGTCGCGCTGCAGGGCAACCTGGACCCGACGATCCTGTTTGCGCCGCCGGCCGTGGTGCGCGAACAGGCGCGTGCGGTGCTCGACAGCTACGGCAACCACCCGGGCCACGTGTTCAACCTCGGGCACGGCATTTCGCAGTTCACGCCGCCCGAACACGTCGCGGAACTCGTCGACGAGGTGCATCGCCACAGCCGCGCGATCCGTAGCGGGGCGGCCGGCTGA
- a CDS encoding AMP-binding protein, which produces MAADLGVGALIAPENGLSYVRGATGVPLSEATIGRFLRDTAGRFPERPAVVFREQQVRWTWREFAHEVDVLAAGLAALGIAKGDRVGIWSPNRSEWLLTQFATARIGAILVNINPAYRLAELEYALNKVGCKAMIAAERFKTSAYVEMLQTIAPELATATPGDLHAARVPSLRTIVSMGDVAPAGMFRFADVMARGRDTVDAAALDALGATLAATDPINIQFTSGTTGSPKGATLTHRNVVNNARSIAMAMRFSEQDALCIPVPLYHCFGMVLAVLACVSTGAAMVFPGEAFDPVATLAAVAEERCTALHGVPTMFIAELDHPQFAKFDLSTLRTGIMAGSPCPIETMKRVVSQMHLSEITIAYGMTETSPVSFQSSTDDPLEKRTTTVGRIQPHLEVKIVDPSGEIVPVGATGELCTKGYSVMLGYWDDEAKTREVLIDGWMHTGDLATLDADGYCNIVGRLKDMVIRGGENVYPREIEEFLFRHPKIQSAQVFGVPDPKYGEELCAWIVLRADEQMTEDDVRAFCQGQIAHYKIPRYIRFVDELPMTVTGKVQKFVMRERMIEELKLDVQKTA; this is translated from the coding sequence ATGGCAGCAGACCTTGGCGTGGGGGCGCTGATCGCGCCCGAGAACGGACTGTCGTACGTGCGCGGCGCGACCGGCGTGCCGCTGTCGGAGGCGACGATCGGCCGGTTCCTGCGCGATACGGCCGGGCGCTTTCCCGAGCGGCCGGCCGTCGTGTTTCGCGAGCAGCAGGTGCGCTGGACCTGGCGCGAGTTCGCGCACGAGGTCGACGTGCTCGCAGCGGGCCTCGCCGCGCTCGGCATCGCGAAGGGCGACCGGGTCGGCATCTGGTCGCCGAACCGCAGCGAATGGCTGCTCACGCAGTTCGCGACCGCACGGATCGGCGCGATCCTCGTCAACATCAATCCCGCCTACCGGCTCGCGGAACTCGAATACGCGCTGAACAAGGTCGGCTGCAAGGCGATGATCGCCGCCGAGCGCTTCAAGACGTCCGCGTATGTCGAAATGCTGCAGACCATTGCGCCGGAACTCGCGACCGCGACGCCGGGCGACCTGCACGCGGCGCGCGTGCCGAGCCTGCGCACGATCGTGTCGATGGGCGACGTCGCGCCGGCCGGCATGTTCCGCTTCGCGGACGTGATGGCGCGCGGCCGCGACACGGTCGATGCCGCCGCGCTCGATGCGCTCGGCGCGACGCTCGCGGCGACCGATCCGATCAACATCCAGTTCACGAGCGGCACGACCGGCAGCCCGAAGGGCGCGACGCTCACGCATCGCAACGTCGTCAACAACGCGCGCTCGATCGCGATGGCGATGCGTTTCAGCGAGCAGGACGCGCTGTGCATTCCGGTGCCGCTCTATCACTGCTTCGGCATGGTGCTGGCGGTGCTCGCGTGCGTGTCGACCGGCGCGGCGATGGTGTTCCCGGGCGAGGCGTTCGACCCGGTCGCGACGCTCGCGGCGGTGGCCGAAGAACGCTGCACCGCGCTGCACGGCGTGCCGACGATGTTCATCGCGGAACTCGATCATCCGCAGTTCGCGAAGTTCGACCTGTCGACGCTGCGCACCGGGATCATGGCCGGCTCGCCGTGCCCGATCGAGACGATGAAGCGCGTCGTGTCGCAGATGCACCTGTCGGAGATCACGATCGCGTACGGGATGACCGAGACGAGCCCGGTGTCGTTCCAGAGCTCGACGGACGATCCGCTGGAGAAGCGCACGACGACGGTCGGGCGCATCCAGCCGCATCTCGAAGTGAAGATCGTCGACCCGAGCGGCGAGATCGTGCCGGTCGGCGCGACCGGCGAGCTGTGCACGAAGGGCTATTCGGTGATGCTCGGCTACTGGGACGACGAGGCGAAGACGCGCGAAGTGTTGATCGACGGCTGGATGCATACGGGCGATCTCGCGACGCTCGACGCGGACGGCTACTGCAATATCGTCGGCCGGCTGAAGGACATGGTGATTCGCGGCGGCGAGAACGTCTATCCGCGCGAGATCGAGGAATTCCTGTTTCGGCATCCGAAGATCCAGAGCGCGCAGGTGTTCGGCGTGCCCGATCCGAAATACGGCGAGGAGCTGTGCGCGTGGATCGTGCTGCGCGCGGACGAGCAGATGACCGAGGACGACGTGCGTGCGTTCTGCCAGGGGCAGATTGCCCACTACAAGATTCCGCGCTATATCCGCTTCGTCGACGAACTGCCGATGACGGTGACGGGCAAGGTGCAGAAATTCGTGATGCGCGAGCGGATGATCGAGGAGCTCAAGCTCGACGTGCAGAAGACGGCCTGA
- a CDS encoding transporter substrate-binding domain-containing protein: MKTLATIAAAAAALLCCGAAHAQAATPSPAAASRLDEVLARGTLRVCTTGDYKPYSYYRADGRFEGIDIDMAESLAKSLGVKADYVKTSWPNLTADFVAKCDIAVGGVSTTLERQKRAFFTQPYVVDGKTAIVRCADADKYQTVAQIDRPDTRVIVNPGGTNQRFAKQHFTHANLSVYPDNVTIFKQILAGKADVMVTDASETLLQQKLNPGLCSLHPDKPFQFGEKAYMVPRGDVVFQQYVDQWLHLALSTGEYQAISDKWLK, from the coding sequence ATGAAGACACTCGCGACGATCGCCGCGGCCGCGGCCGCACTGCTTTGCTGCGGCGCCGCGCACGCGCAGGCCGCGACGCCCAGCCCCGCCGCCGCCTCGCGGCTCGACGAAGTGCTGGCGCGCGGCACGCTGCGCGTCTGCACGACGGGCGACTACAAGCCGTATTCGTACTACCGCGCGGACGGCCGCTTCGAAGGCATCGACATCGACATGGCCGAATCGCTCGCGAAATCGCTCGGCGTGAAGGCCGACTACGTGAAGACGAGCTGGCCGAACCTGACCGCCGACTTCGTTGCGAAGTGCGACATCGCGGTCGGCGGCGTATCGACCACGCTCGAGCGGCAGAAGCGCGCGTTCTTCACGCAGCCTTACGTGGTCGACGGCAAGACGGCGATCGTGCGCTGCGCGGACGCCGACAAGTACCAGACCGTCGCGCAGATCGACCGGCCCGACACGCGCGTGATCGTGAACCCGGGCGGCACCAACCAACGTTTTGCAAAGCAGCATTTCACGCACGCGAACCTGAGCGTCTATCCCGACAACGTGACGATCTTCAAGCAGATCCTCGCGGGCAAGGCCGACGTGATGGTGACGGACGCGTCCGAGACGCTGCTGCAGCAAAAGTTGAATCCGGGGCTGTGCTCGCTGCATCCGGACAAGCCGTTCCAGTTCGGCGAGAAGGCGTACATGGTGCCGCGCGGCGACGTCGTGTTCCAGCAGTACGTCGACCAGTGGCTGCACCTTGCGCTGTCGACCGGCGAGTATCAGGCGATCTCGGACAAGTGGCTGAAGTAG
- the atpD gene encoding F0F1 ATP synthase subunit beta, with protein MSTAALVEGKIVQCIGAVIDVEFPRESMPKIYDALILDGSELTLEVQQQLGDGVVRTICLGASDGLRRGLTVKNTGNPISVPVGKPTLGRIMDVLGRPIDEAGPIESETKRSIHQKAPAFDELSPSTELLETGIKVIDLICPFAKGGKVGLFGGAGVGKTVNMMELINNIAKEHGGYSVFAGVGERTREGNDFYHEMKDSNVLDKVALVYGQMNEPPGNRLRVALTGLTMAEFFRDEGLDVLFFVDNIYRFTLAGTEVSALLGRMPSAVGYQPTLAEEMGKLQERITSTKKGSITSVQAVYVPADDLTDPSPATTFGHLDATVVLSRDIASLGIYPAVDPLDSTSRQIDPNVIGEEHYSITRRVQQTLQRYKELRDIIAILGMDELSPEDKLSVARARKIQRFLSQPFHVAEVFTGSPGKYVPLKETIRGFKMIVDGECDHLPEQAFYMVGTIDEAFEKAKKIQ; from the coding sequence ATGAGTACTGCTGCTTTGGTAGAAGGCAAGATCGTACAGTGCATCGGCGCCGTTATCGACGTGGAATTCCCGCGCGAAAGCATGCCGAAGATCTACGACGCGCTCATTCTCGATGGCTCGGAACTGACGCTCGAAGTCCAGCAGCAGCTGGGCGACGGCGTGGTCCGTACCATCTGTCTGGGTGCATCCGACGGCCTGCGCCGCGGCCTGACCGTGAAGAACACGGGCAACCCGATCTCGGTGCCGGTCGGCAAGCCGACCCTCGGCCGGATCATGGACGTGCTCGGCCGTCCGATCGACGAAGCGGGCCCGATCGAAAGCGAAACGAAGCGTTCGATCCACCAGAAGGCGCCGGCGTTCGACGAACTGTCGCCGTCGACCGAACTGCTCGAAACGGGCATCAAGGTCATCGACCTGATCTGCCCGTTCGCAAAGGGCGGCAAGGTCGGTCTGTTCGGCGGTGCAGGCGTGGGCAAGACCGTCAACATGATGGAGCTCATCAACAACATCGCGAAGGAGCACGGCGGTTACTCCGTGTTCGCGGGCGTGGGCGAGCGTACCCGTGAAGGGAACGACTTCTACCACGAAATGAAGGACTCGAACGTTCTCGACAAGGTCGCGCTGGTGTACGGCCAGATGAACGAGCCGCCGGGCAACCGTCTGCGCGTCGCGCTGACCGGCCTGACGATGGCCGAGTTCTTCCGTGACGAAGGCCTCGACGTGCTGTTCTTCGTCGACAACATCTACCGTTTCACGCTGGCCGGTACCGAAGTGTCGGCACTGCTCGGCCGTATGCCGTCGGCAGTGGGCTATCAGCCGACGCTGGCTGAAGAAATGGGCAAGCTGCAGGAACGCATCACGTCGACCAAGAAGGGCTCGATTACGTCGGTTCAGGCCGTGTACGTCCCTGCGGATGACTTGACCGACCCGTCGCCGGCAACCACCTTCGGCCACCTCGACGCAACCGTCGTGCTGTCGCGTGACATCGCTTCGCTGGGTATCTACCCGGCGGTCGACCCGCTCGACTCGACGTCGCGCCAGATCGACCCGAACGTGATCGGTGAAGAGCACTACTCGATCACCCGCCGCGTTCAGCAGACGCTGCAGCGCTACAAGGAACTGCGCGACATCATCGCGATTCTGGGCATGGACGAACTGTCACCGGAAGACAAGCTGTCGGTCGCCCGTGCGCGCAAGATCCAGCGTTTCCTGTCGCAGCCGTTCCACGTCGCTGAAGTGTTCACGGGCTCGCCGGGCAAGTACGTGCCGCTGAAGGAAACGATCCGTGGCTTCAAGATGATCGTCGACGGCGAGTGCGACCACCTGCCGGAACAGGCGTTCTACATGGTCGGCACGATCGACGAAGCCTTCGAGAAGGCCAAGAAGATCCAGTAA